One genomic region from Clostridium saccharobutylicum DSM 13864 encodes:
- a CDS encoding helix-turn-helix domain-containing protein → MSTYGKLFGEVIRELRIQKNMSLDELSNITNVSKSYLYRLEQNQRNNPTIYVINRLSTALELDIKAMEKLLVNEECKEPKEYISNIDGMLLNNTYTFAENVATMEVQLSLRDVIKSLEMYCIKQDLSREDDKALLELVDKLRCEVSKLT, encoded by the coding sequence ATGAGTACATATGGTAAATTATTTGGTGAGGTAATTAGAGAACTTAGAATACAAAAGAATATGTCGTTAGATGAATTATCTAATATCACCAATGTAAGTAAATCTTATCTTTACAGATTGGAGCAAAATCAGAGAAATAACCCAACAATATACGTAATTAATAGGCTGTCGACTGCCCTGGAACTCGACATTAAAGCGATGGAAAAATTGTTAGTAAATGAGGAGTGCAAAGAACCGAAAGAATATATAAGCAATATTGATGGAATGTTATTAAATAATACATATACATTTGCTGAAAATGTAGCAACCATGGAAGTACAGTTAAGTCTTAGGGATGTAATTAAATCGCTCGAAATGTATTGCATTAAGCAAGATTTAAGTAGAGAAGATGACAAAGCTTTACTGGAATTAGTTGATAAGTTAAGATGTGAAGTGTCAAAATTAACTTAA
- a CDS encoding ATP-dependent DNA helicase yields the protein MKKVNKDNELGIKENLIKEFNISKEVAEKLIADYGADIANIITDKPYILSHYLMPLEEVKQIIEKCSTNKNEDYKNRNIVAALIIYVIESMAEFEGHVFCYKSELEDRVKGLEVFSNEEKSLNEALELLRIENEIVIDNDSNGEVCIYLSRLYKAEVELANVMSYLVKMNQCTNWKINNQNKIGELINSYNNSDIKLNKDQIDAINTALNNGISIVSGLAGTGKTTVIKTIVEGFKAILPIHQPEIHIVAYTGKSVDELSKKTGIQGTTIHRFLGIGVDVNYKIESKKVDVIVVDESGLIGIELMNQLICSAVKENPNVRVVIVGDPFQLQSIEPGCILKELLKSEVIPVVELRDVVRQKKESLITNNAHKIIKGTGLDESKSGVRLKRSEFEFIETESSDIKEKVLGAIDKLLNEGTSIYNIQVMSPMKKGINGVEELNREIADRFNYVTERDIYKFEVVDPIIVIRSMSSKGIFNGQQGWVKKVEKSTNGVELITADLFGIEVSFNKNEIEEIELSYASTIHKMQGSECEVAIIVVDKAHERMLSRELLYVGVTRGVKQVILVGDKEAFNEGVRSVSKERNSLLAERLVRISS from the coding sequence ATGAAGAAAGTTAATAAAGATAATGAATTAGGAATTAAAGAGAACCTTATAAAAGAATTCAACATTAGCAAAGAAGTAGCTGAAAAATTGATTGCGGATTATGGTGCAGATATAGCAAATATTATTACAGATAAACCTTATATATTAAGTCATTATTTAATGCCTTTAGAAGAAGTAAAACAGATAATTGAAAAATGTAGTACCAATAAAAATGAAGATTACAAAAATAGGAATATAGTTGCGGCCCTAATAATTTATGTGATTGAGTCTATGGCTGAATTTGAAGGGCATGTGTTTTGCTATAAGAGTGAATTAGAGGATAGGGTTAAAGGTTTGGAAGTATTCAGTAATGAGGAGAAATCATTAAATGAAGCATTAGAATTGTTAAGGATTGAAAATGAGATAGTTATTGATAATGATTCTAATGGAGAAGTATGTATATATTTAAGTAGATTATATAAAGCAGAGGTAGAACTGGCAAATGTAATGAGCTACTTAGTTAAAATGAACCAATGTACTAATTGGAAAATAAACAATCAAAATAAAATAGGAGAATTAATTAACAGTTATAACAATTCGGATATTAAATTAAATAAGGATCAAATAGACGCTATTAATACAGCGTTAAACAACGGTATTAGTATTGTTTCAGGACTGGCAGGAACAGGGAAAACTACAGTTATAAAAACTATTGTAGAGGGCTTTAAAGCTATATTGCCAATCCACCAACCTGAAATACATATTGTTGCATATACTGGAAAATCTGTAGATGAACTAAGTAAGAAAACAGGTATACAGGGTACAACTATACATAGATTTTTAGGCATAGGAGTAGATGTTAACTATAAAATCGAGAGTAAAAAAGTAGATGTAATTGTTGTTGATGAAAGTGGTTTAATTGGAATTGAATTAATGAACCAGTTAATTTGTAGTGCTGTTAAGGAAAATCCAAATGTAAGAGTTGTTATAGTAGGAGACCCTTTTCAGTTACAATCAATTGAGCCAGGTTGTATATTAAAAGAATTATTAAAAAGTGAAGTAATTCCAGTGGTAGAGCTAAGAGATGTTGTACGTCAAAAAAAAGAGAGTTTGATAACTAATAATGCTCATAAAATAATTAAAGGCACTGGGCTTGACGAAAGTAAGTCAGGCGTAAGGCTAAAAAGAAGTGAGTTTGAATTTATTGAAACTGAAAGTTCAGATATTAAAGAAAAAGTATTAGGAGCAATAGATAAATTGCTTAATGAGGGTACAAGCATTTATAACATCCAAGTTATGTCTCCAATGAAAAAAGGAATTAATGGAGTGGAAGAATTAAATAGGGAAATAGCTGATAGATTTAATTATGTTACTGAAAGAGATATTTATAAATTTGAAGTTGTAGACCCAATAATAGTAATAAGGAGTATGTCTTCTAAAGGTATCTTTAATGGACAACAAGGATGGGTTAAGAAGGTTGAAAAAAGCACTAATGGGGTCGAGCTTATTACAGCAGATTTATTTGGAATAGAAGTGAGTTTTAATAAAAATGAAATTGAAGAAATAGAACTTTCATACGCTTCAACTATACATAAAATGCAAGGCAGTGAATGTGAAGTGGCGATAATAGTTGTAGATAAGGCACATGAAAGGATGTTAAGCAGAGAATTATTGTATGTTGGAGTAACACGTGGAGTTAAGCAGGTAATATTGGTAGGAGACAAGGAAGCTTTTAATGAAGGTGTGAGAAGCGTAAGCAAGGAAAGGAATTCACTGTTAGCAGAGAGATTAGTAAGGATAAGTAGTTAG
- a CDS encoding four helix bundle protein, producing the protein MNTYDKVYFENFRKKFAYEKAMNLIKKVNEIIGVCDTKEKANLLKNTARVATEIALAIGSILSYERRDFHYKVAIGQAYTLSKLLDEMQSEDLKDCTEIIEEIIKLLRTYRKQLRTKESKQMKKVTVGDKLDINKIQEMVDGLKDSRTLKAYEKMIVFYTRLYAVLGKLPFFEQYSVFSQTQRAAESIIANLAEGNARQPYKLVVANFYSIALASAVEVQAWLDIMSIKKYISEEEHRVFDSMLEEVKRLIIVYIKKVAVE; encoded by the coding sequence ATGAATACATATGACAAAGTCTATTTTGAGAATTTTAGAAAGAAGTTTGCCTATGAAAAGGCTATGAACTTAATTAAGAAAGTAAATGAAATAATTGGAGTATGTGATACCAAGGAGAAGGCAAATCTACTAAAAAATACAGCAAGAGTTGCTACAGAAATTGCATTAGCAATTGGCAGTATTCTTTCATATGAAAGACGAGACTTCCATTATAAAGTAGCTATAGGACAAGCGTATACTCTGTCAAAGTTATTGGATGAAATGCAATCAGAAGATTTAAAAGATTGTACTGAAATAATTGAGGAAATTATAAAGCTATTAAGAACATACAGAAAACAATTAAGAACAAAGGAGAGCAAACAAATGAAGAAAGTTACGGTTGGAGATAAATTAGATATAAATAAAATACAGGAAATGGTGGATGGCTTAAAAGACAGCAGAACTCTAAAGGCGTATGAAAAAATGATTGTATTCTATACAAGATTATATGCTGTATTGGGAAAATTACCATTTTTTGAGCAGTATTCGGTTTTTTCTCAAACTCAAAGAGCGGCCGAGAGTATTATTGCTAATTTGGCAGAGGGAAACGCAAGACAACCGTATAAATTAGTGGTGGCAAACTTCTATTCAATTGCTCTTGCCTCAGCAGTCGAGGTACAGGCATGGTTAGATATAATGAGTATTAAGAAATATATTTCAGAAGAAGAGCATAGAGTTTTCGATTCCATGCTTGAAGAAGTAAAAAGGTTAATTATAGTGTATATTAAGAAAGTTGCTGTGGAATAA
- a CDS encoding helix-turn-helix domain-containing protein, producing MSGKSFGSILKEMRENQGLSMHDLGKEVNISPGYVCRLETESRDNISMDYFSRLAKRLKMPASIILEIYPDCFVDDISGVIFTLDELIVHGNFIFAKKDSDIHIKLGLQRIVQELERHILCKTRESEARLLSEIDKFKDKY from the coding sequence ATGTCAGGAAAGAGTTTTGGTTCTATATTAAAAGAAATGCGGGAAAATCAGGGTTTAAGTATGCACGATTTGGGTAAGGAGGTAAATATTAGCCCAGGTTATGTTTGCAGGCTTGAAACAGAGAGCAGAGACAATATTTCTATGGATTATTTTTCCAGGTTGGCCAAACGTCTCAAAATGCCTGCAAGTATAATATTAGAAATTTATCCAGATTGTTTTGTAGACGATATTTCAGGAGTAATTTTTACATTGGATGAATTAATAGTACATGGTAATTTTATATTTGCTAAAAAAGATAGTGACATACATATAAAACTTGGGTTACAAAGAATTGTGCAAGAATTAGAGAGGCATATTTTATGTAAAACAAGAGAGTCAGAGGCGAGGTTATTAAGCGAAATAGATAAGTTTAAGGACAAATATTAA
- a CDS encoding DUF3991 and TOPRIM domain-containing protein has protein sequence MARLTDTQIQEARSKDFKEFLEREGFSFRKHGNSYECVEHDSLVLNKKGDCLWYHWYSRDEKGNIITFVQNNITNGNFRQAVAYILNCNIGSYSIEESYSNENKKNSLGSNFKIDIGSDMKRLFAYLTTTRGIDKDLVNQLIKQDKIAQDSKNNIVFKYMDESGRNVGGELKGTCSSKSFSGVAKNSDENYGFTIVIGNNNNIKEIKVFEASSDLLSYYQLFGNGLKNTILLSLGGCTKIKKISTYLRQYENLSLISACVDNDKAGNTSFDNISKEYSNYEIHDERELLLNNGVKDYNELLKKGIIK, from the coding sequence ATGGCAAGACTTACTGATACGCAAATACAAGAGGCAAGAAGTAAAGATTTTAAGGAATTTTTGGAAAGGGAAGGTTTCAGTTTTAGGAAACATGGAAATTCTTATGAATGTGTTGAGCATGATTCTCTTGTTCTAAATAAAAAAGGAGATTGTTTATGGTATCACTGGTATTCGAGAGATGAAAAAGGAAATATAATAACATTTGTACAAAATAATATAACTAATGGAAATTTTAGACAAGCTGTAGCATATATATTGAATTGTAACATCGGTTCTTATAGTATTGAAGAAAGCTATAGCAATGAAAATAAGAAAAATAGTCTTGGTAGTAATTTCAAAATTGACATTGGTAGCGATATGAAGAGATTATTTGCATACCTAACTACGACACGAGGAATTGATAAGGATTTAGTGAATCAACTAATAAAGCAAGATAAGATTGCTCAGGATTCAAAAAATAATATTGTCTTTAAGTATATGGATGAAAGTGGAAGAAATGTTGGTGGAGAGTTAAAAGGTACTTGCAGTAGTAAATCATTTAGTGGAGTGGCTAAGAATTCAGATGAAAATTATGGATTTACAATAGTAATAGGAAATAACAATAATATAAAAGAGATTAAGGTGTTTGAAGCGAGTTCTGATTTATTGAGTTATTATCAATTATTTGGTAATGGATTAAAAAATACAATACTGCTATCATTAGGAGGATGTACAAAAATTAAAAAAATAAGCACTTATTTAAGACAATATGAGAATCTTAGTTTAATATCTGCATGTGTTGACAACGATAAAGCAGGAAACACATCATTTGACAATATAAGTAAAGAATATAGCAATTATGAAATACATGACGAAAGGGAACTATTACTTAATAATGGTGTTAAAGATTATAACGAGTTACTGAAAAAAGGCATTATAAAATAA
- a CDS encoding BRO-N domain-containing protein, protein MENKIEIFKNEELGEVRSLTINGEPWFVGKDVAIALGYKDTSDALKVHVDEEDKGVGEMPTPGGKQNMITINESGLYSLIFNSKLPSAKKFKSWVTKEILPSIRKHGMYITDELLKDNDRLQHEIKYLQDKANLSEKLLYAHNFINTQKNVNSYMPSIIINVLNACRKAIIRQDDTAYYFNAEDVKKEFNKYEIKPRRFKEILDCMGGYKDSIFLTGRNDRKYRYECYIAPKYLIDCKL, encoded by the coding sequence ATGGAAAATAAGATTGAGATTTTTAAGAATGAAGAATTAGGAGAAGTAAGAAGTTTAACTATTAATGGAGAGCCTTGGTTTGTTGGTAAAGATGTAGCTATTGCTCTAGGATATAAAGATACATCGGATGCTTTAAAGGTTCATGTTGATGAAGAAGATAAAGGGGTCGGTGAAATGCCTACCCCTGGAGGAAAGCAAAATATGATTACTATAAATGAAAGCGGATTGTATAGTTTGATATTTAATTCAAAACTTCCAAGTGCAAAAAAGTTTAAGAGTTGGGTTACTAAAGAAATATTGCCATCAATAAGAAAACATGGAATGTATATTACAGATGAATTGCTAAAAGATAATGATAGGCTACAACATGAAATTAAGTATTTGCAAGATAAAGCGAATTTATCTGAAAAATTACTTTATGCTCATAACTTTATAAATACTCAAAAGAATGTTAATAGCTATATGCCAAGCATAATTATTAATGTATTAAATGCCTGTAGAAAAGCAATTATAAGACAAGATGATACAGCCTATTATTTTAATGCAGAAGATGTTAAAAAAGAGTTTAACAAATATGAGATAAAACCAAGAAGATTTAAAGAGATACTTGATTGTATGGGTGGTTATAAAGATTCTATTTTTCTTACTGGAAGAAATGATCGTAAATATAGGTATGAATGCTATATAGCTCCTAAATACTTAATTGATTGTAAACTATAA
- a CDS encoding ParM/StbA family protein: MSNKVKILISVIDLGNYNVKVLDVETGNKIVFSSKVSREHENTPELFNWVKHEGVTVYFEKGNYSMENVKTNKEFTTQLLYSLSKIHEQQEFETKLCLLLPTQQMTTENKQKYLDLKDKEFKFDARANNITGTRNIKINDVMILPEGYVTFFALDKELQSKSILIVDIGGRTSNYCSFIKGKLEVNKTSSIGCLDFYQRIREANSAKQYDLKDMERFIEDGYVTVHKKDYIQFYNDIIEDIQSHNCILSHFDQIIFTGGGSSLLEPIKDKLSTNSRILENNIYTNVIGAGVVAKMKWGESNNGKAKE; encoded by the coding sequence ATGAGTAATAAAGTAAAAATATTAATATCAGTAATAGATTTAGGAAATTACAATGTTAAGGTTTTGGATGTAGAAACAGGAAATAAGATAGTATTTTCTAGCAAAGTATCAAGAGAACATGAAAATACTCCAGAATTATTTAATTGGGTGAAGCATGAAGGAGTTACAGTTTATTTTGAAAAAGGTAATTATTCAATGGAGAATGTTAAAACTAATAAGGAGTTTACAACACAATTATTATATAGTTTGTCTAAAATACATGAACAACAGGAATTTGAAACAAAACTTTGCTTACTGCTTCCAACACAACAGATGACAACAGAGAATAAACAAAAGTACCTGGATCTGAAAGATAAAGAATTTAAATTTGATGCTAGAGCAAATAATATTACTGGCACTAGGAATATAAAAATAAATGATGTTATGATACTTCCAGAAGGATATGTAACATTTTTTGCTTTGGATAAGGAATTGCAAAGTAAAAGTATACTTATTGTAGATATTGGGGGCAGGACAAGCAATTACTGCTCATTTATAAAGGGAAAGCTTGAAGTAAATAAAACATCATCTATTGGATGCTTAGATTTCTACCAAAGGATAAGAGAAGCTAATTCAGCTAAACAATATGATTTGAAAGACATGGAAAGATTTATAGAAGATGGATATGTAACAGTTCATAAGAAAGATTATATACAGTTCTATAATGACATAATAGAAGATATTCAATCTCATAATTGCATTTTATCTCACTTTGATCAGATTATATTTACTGGTGGTGGAAGTTCTTTGTTAGAGCCTATAAAAGATAAACTATCAACTAATTCAAGAATATTAGAAAATAATATATACACAAATGTAATAGGTGCTGGTGTTGTAGCTAAAATGAAATGGGGCGAATCTAACAATGGCAAGGCAAAAGAGTAG
- a CDS encoding Fic family protein — translation MIYEECVKKWRKSKEKDVLDRFFQKFTYSSNKINNKETKLRDVENIFNGIDINTSEKTIREIKNHKELCDFVSKLIKDNNSELSVELIKKFHYILMKGCFGEELLMDGEKPEELRNNQYIDGIDDREEVCQLNVEESLRVLVDEINAIQINEDNALRTVSYFVCCFHRIHPFRIGNRRIAGMIINYLLIKNDLPPIIVFYHDIEEYHQALEQFRNAQGHLKMEKFLSIQSYKTWLKNYNVRMKKLKDFLGE, via the coding sequence ATGATATATGAGGAGTGTGTTAAAAAGTGGAGAAAATCAAAAGAAAAAGATGTATTAGATAGATTTTTTCAAAAGTTTACGTATTCATCTAATAAAATAAATAACAAAGAAACAAAGTTAAGAGATGTTGAAAATATTTTTAATGGAATAGACATTAATACGAGTGAGAAAACAATTAGAGAAATAAAAAATCATAAAGAACTTTGTGATTTTGTTTCAAAATTGATTAAAGATAATAATTCAGAACTATCAGTAGAGTTAATTAAAAAGTTTCATTATATTTTAATGAAAGGTTGTTTTGGGGAAGAACTTTTAATGGACGGTGAAAAGCCAGAAGAGCTTAGGAATAATCAATATATTGATGGGATAGATGATAGAGAAGAAGTATGCCAATTAAACGTTGAAGAGAGCCTAAGAGTTTTAGTAGATGAAATTAATGCTATACAAATAAATGAAGATAATGCGTTAAGAACTGTAAGTTATTTTGTGTGCTGTTTTCATAGAATCCATCCTTTTCGTATTGGAAATAGGCGTATAGCAGGAATGATAATTAACTATTTACTTATTAAGAATGATCTTCCTCCAATTATCGTATTTTACCATGATATAGAAGAATATCATCAAGCATTAGAACAATTCAGAAATGCACAAGGACACTTAAAAATGGAGAAGTTTTTAAGTATTCAATCATACAAAACATGGCTTAAAAACTATAATGTGAGGATGAAAAAGTTAAAGGATTTTTTAGGAGAGTAA
- a CDS encoding DEAD/DEAH box helicase, producing the protein MQDILNKLFYWYTVEKFSSFNVEYDRNSYFNKLPWIKEKKNKHYEVYLGLYNNSDVIGFLADKYGDKDNLPERVSGISCLGIFNVDENGEYIENTFKISMLPYVINELLSDNIKTTNSSLEFDNLTKIIEGTAINVLKKVNYATVNEMLSKLLKHFGWFNENWFSKMGKFKIEERSIGKESNQDEEDKYFNSFYLSDIEKLIVEANRKNYGSAFKNFILQYKSNNRVDIENDRKYIEDILQPNNIPMAKWPSKYGLSLMQQVSVNLALKELKDSSDIFSVNGPPGTGKTTLLRDVIANIIVDRAKKLSNYDKPENAFKKANEVIKVTMKNGVEYPYNPYIIDDELKGYGITIVSNNNNAVENISKELPEMKAINGFDDCLGADYFRDTASKVSGLEAWGLISATLGKKNNCSEFSKNLWGGGFSEFANQINSKNESLNWEQEKEKFLNAYEEIENYKEELNELKNAIEEEKNTKDQIENINNKINMRLDAIGLNDIKYKLIKEAIEDVENRIEVFKEIIKCHKENQPSLFIRIFRRKVYKQYNSELQKHNLDKKEALTKLLDLKNDLDSSKNYKNKLEKEKNEFLNEMSIYTNKLDEIIRIKEKWNNKIGSLYPEKYWDKTIDDQQLECLWITKDLDEKRCELFLLALQLHKAFILNVHQPLKSNLSIFTNYLSGNELQGNYLRYINDLWNTLFLIVPVVSSPFASIGRMYKHLGKEEIGWLLIDEAGQALPQTALGAIWRSKRVVVVGDPLQVEPVATIPLTLIELIGKEWNVEDVVSKTLSVQKMADKINKYGTYREDLWIGCPLRVHRRCENPMFKISNKIAYDNKMIYGTFKNNTYLPIRECRWIDCIGRSKGGKSHYIEEQGEAVCKLIKQCMNDGGELPELYVISPFKTVVGGIKYKIKKEFNFVEPKILTKWINKSIGTVHTFQGKEAGMVIICLGVDKDHEGAVRWASKSPNILNVAVTRAKNRLVIVGDKELWGDKPNFKEALEALSIGKS; encoded by the coding sequence ATGCAGGATATACTAAATAAGCTATTTTACTGGTATACAGTAGAGAAATTTTCATCGTTTAATGTTGAGTATGATAGAAACTCATATTTTAATAAATTGCCATGGATAAAAGAAAAAAAGAATAAACATTATGAAGTATATTTGGGATTATACAATAATTCAGATGTGATAGGTTTTTTAGCAGATAAATATGGTGATAAGGATAACTTACCTGAAAGGGTTTCAGGGATTTCATGTTTAGGCATTTTTAATGTAGATGAAAATGGAGAATATATTGAAAATACATTTAAAATTTCAATGTTGCCATATGTTATAAATGAATTGTTAAGTGACAATATAAAAACAACTAATAGTTCATTAGAGTTTGATAATTTAACTAAAATAATTGAAGGTACAGCGATAAATGTACTGAAAAAAGTTAATTATGCTACTGTTAATGAAATGCTAAGTAAGCTATTAAAACATTTTGGATGGTTTAATGAAAACTGGTTTTCTAAAATGGGAAAATTTAAAATAGAAGAAAGATCAATAGGGAAAGAAAGCAATCAAGATGAAGAGGATAAGTATTTTAATAGTTTTTACCTGAGTGATATTGAAAAGTTAATTGTTGAAGCTAATAGAAAAAACTATGGTAGTGCGTTTAAAAACTTTATATTACAATATAAAAGCAATAATAGAGTAGATATTGAGAATGATAGAAAATATATAGAGGATATACTTCAACCTAATAATATACCTATGGCAAAGTGGCCTTCAAAATATGGATTAAGTTTAATGCAACAAGTTTCTGTAAACTTAGCATTAAAAGAGTTAAAGGATAGCAGTGATATTTTTTCTGTAAACGGGCCACCAGGTACAGGGAAAACCACATTGCTTAGGGATGTCATTGCTAATATTATAGTAGATAGAGCGAAAAAGTTATCTAATTATGATAAGCCTGAAAATGCTTTTAAAAAAGCAAATGAAGTTATTAAGGTAACTATGAAAAATGGAGTCGAGTACCCTTATAATCCATATATAATTGATGATGAATTAAAAGGATATGGAATAACTATTGTATCAAATAATAATAATGCTGTTGAAAATATATCTAAAGAATTACCAGAGATGAAAGCAATAAATGGATTTGATGATTGTTTAGGAGCTGATTATTTTCGAGATACTGCAAGCAAAGTATCTGGATTAGAAGCTTGGGGCTTGATTTCAGCTACATTAGGGAAGAAAAATAATTGCTCTGAATTCTCTAAAAACCTTTGGGGTGGGGGCTTTTCAGAATTTGCTAATCAGATAAATAGTAAAAATGAATCTTTAAATTGGGAACAAGAAAAAGAAAAATTTTTAAACGCTTATGAAGAAATTGAAAATTATAAAGAAGAATTGAATGAATTAAAAAATGCAATAGAGGAAGAAAAAAATACAAAAGATCAGATAGAAAATATAAATAACAAAATAAATATGAGATTAGACGCAATAGGCCTTAACGATATAAAATATAAGTTGATAAAAGAAGCTATTGAGGATGTTGAGAACAGAATAGAAGTGTTTAAAGAAATAATAAAATGTCATAAAGAAAATCAACCATCTTTATTTATTAGAATTTTTAGAAGAAAAGTTTATAAACAGTATAATTCTGAATTGCAAAAGCATAATCTTGATAAGAAAGAAGCATTAACTAAATTACTGGATTTAAAGAACGATTTAGATTCCTCAAAAAACTATAAAAATAAACTTGAAAAAGAGAAAAATGAATTTTTAAATGAAATGAGTATATATACAAATAAGCTTGATGAAATTATAAGAATAAAAGAAAAATGGAATAATAAAATAGGTAGCTTATATCCAGAAAAGTATTGGGATAAAACAATAGATGATCAGCAATTAGAATGTTTGTGGATTACTAAAGATTTAGATGAAAAAAGATGTGAACTGTTTTTGTTAGCATTACAGTTACATAAAGCTTTTATTCTTAATGTCCATCAACCTCTAAAAAGTAATTTGTCTATATTTACGAATTACTTATCAGGGAATGAACTGCAAGGAAATTATTTAAGATATATCAATGATTTATGGAATACATTGTTTTTAATTGTTCCAGTTGTATCAAGTCCATTTGCGTCTATTGGAAGAATGTATAAGCATTTAGGTAAAGAGGAGATAGGATGGTTGTTAATAGATGAAGCGGGGCAAGCTTTACCACAAACAGCACTTGGAGCAATTTGGCGTTCCAAAAGAGTTGTAGTTGTTGGAGACCCACTACAAGTTGAACCAGTAGCTACAATACCATTAACATTAATCGAACTTATAGGAAAAGAGTGGAATGTGGAAGATGTAGTATCAAAAACTTTATCGGTTCAAAAAATGGCAGATAAAATAAATAAATATGGTACATATCGTGAAGATTTGTGGATAGGATGTCCTCTTAGGGTTCATAGAAGATGTGAAAATCCTATGTTTAAAATAAGTAATAAAATAGCATATGATAATAAAATGATATATGGAACATTTAAAAATAATACATATCTACCTATTAGAGAGTGCAGATGGATTGATTGTATAGGCAGGAGTAAAGGTGGTAAATCTCATTACATAGAAGAGCAAGGAGAAGCGGTATGTAAATTAATAAAGCAATGTATGAATGATGGTGGTGAATTGCCAGAATTATACGTGATTTCCCCATTTAAAACTGTTGTAGGTGGAATAAAATATAAAATAAAAAAAGAATTTAATTTTGTAGAGCCTAAAATCTTAACGAAATGGATTAATAAGTCTATTGGAACAGTCCATACATTTCAAGGAAAAGAAGCGGGTATGGTAATAATATGCTTAGGTGTAGACAAAGACCATGAGGGTGCTGTAAGATGGGCTTCAAAATCTCCTAACATTTTAAATGTAGCTGTAACAAGGGCAAAGAACCGACTTGTCATTGTAGGAGATAAAGAATTGTGGGGCGATAAGCCTAACTTTAAGGAAGCACTTGAAGCTTTAAGTATTGGTAAATCTTAA
- a CDS encoding DUF1256 domain-containing protein, which produces MNLVLLVGVHYQDEMASRILADKIKDILVENDKVLVVCIGSSKYMCDCLAPLLGTLLKDIKIPLNVFGTLEDPIHFLNAKDKIREISNNLPDHKIICIDACLGDNVGCIHIRKDSIVPGLGVGKSHDPIGDFSMEVVIENRRKSKKIMELPITLDYLMCIAFVIRSSFVQAFNSYMATKGNNDTKI; this is translated from the coding sequence GTGAACTTAGTGTTATTGGTTGGTGTACATTACCAAGATGAAATGGCTTCAAGAATTTTAGCTGACAAGATCAAAGATATATTAGTTGAAAATGATAAGGTATTGGTTGTTTGTATTGGTTCAAGTAAATATATGTGTGATTGCTTAGCACCATTGTTGGGAACATTGTTGAAAGATATTAAAATACCATTGAATGTATTTGGAACGCTTGAAGACCCAATTCACTTTTTAAATGCAAAAGATAAGATTAGAGAAATTTCAAATAATTTACCAGACCATAAAATAATATGTATTGACGCATGTCTTGGCGATAATGTAGGTTGTATACATATTAGAAAGGATTCAATAGTTCCAGGATTAGGTGTTGGTAAATCACATGATCCAATAGGCGATTTTTCTATGGAAGTAGTAATTGAAAACAGAAGAAAAAGTAAAAAGATAATGGAACTACCCATAACTTTAGATTATTTAATGTGCATTGCATTTGTTATAAGGAGTTCGTTTGTACAAGCTTTTAATAGTTATATGGCAACTAAAGGAAATAATGATACAAAGATATAG